The Thaumasiovibrio subtropicus genome window below encodes:
- a CDS encoding ABC transporter substrate-binding protein, whose amino-acid sequence MYRVVGVLIASLVVSAHATTLVEPPAPIELPTIDNKTPITLVAEEGFWTDYLNEHIVRDFTKATGVEVTVHTASLSDMYQLQTDSMLNGMGKYDVVTIEAGWAKEWAANGYTIPVKALIDEYDPQYSASLSQLTENYYPALLKILSYRGELHSLPYNSYVMGNHFRQDLFEHEGEQEDFLAKFGYPLQPPMSLMQLKDVAEFFTRDAGKALAGKRLEKPFYGVALMSGNRPHVNDELSSILWGMDGKWFVPEFRGQELIGFHLRTNTAAALHAAQYYRDLTAFAVPADESFAFLEAADALRNGDTAMAPFLYNNLWAITGEVNKAVKGGKLGITTVAGGRPYHGAYAFAVSYDSKNPEAAYWLLKYVSSFESQLAYAKAGGNPCRLDVVRYLIDSLPKGAAQRQALISSYQSDTNWQRDIHLYGHFTSTAMGTIYPMLVRAAYRIASGEDIEATLHSLSVQITTLQNLYGEEAMLAE is encoded by the coding sequence ATGTACAGAGTAGTAGGAGTACTGATTGCGTCTTTGGTTGTCTCAGCACATGCTACCACTCTTGTGGAGCCGCCTGCACCTATTGAGTTGCCAACAATAGACAATAAGACGCCGATAACGCTCGTCGCCGAAGAAGGCTTCTGGACTGATTACCTCAATGAGCACATTGTGCGTGACTTTACCAAAGCGACCGGTGTTGAAGTCACGGTGCACACTGCGTCCTTATCCGACATGTACCAGCTTCAAACGGATTCCATGTTAAATGGGATGGGGAAGTATGATGTTGTGACAATCGAAGCAGGTTGGGCAAAAGAGTGGGCGGCAAACGGCTATACCATTCCAGTAAAAGCGCTTATTGACGAGTATGATCCTCAGTACAGTGCGTCCTTGAGTCAGCTCACCGAGAACTACTATCCTGCTTTATTGAAAATCCTTTCCTATCGGGGGGAGCTGCATAGCTTGCCCTACAACTCTTATGTGATGGGGAACCACTTCCGTCAAGATCTGTTTGAACATGAGGGCGAACAGGAAGACTTTCTCGCCAAGTTTGGATATCCATTGCAGCCGCCGATGTCTTTGATGCAACTGAAAGATGTGGCTGAGTTCTTTACACGCGATGCTGGTAAAGCCCTTGCAGGCAAACGACTAGAAAAGCCCTTTTATGGCGTGGCATTGATGTCAGGCAATCGCCCCCATGTCAATGATGAGCTGTCGTCCATTCTTTGGGGGATGGATGGAAAATGGTTTGTGCCAGAGTTCCGTGGCCAAGAGTTGATTGGATTTCACCTGAGGACAAACACTGCTGCGGCGCTGCACGCAGCCCAATACTACCGAGATTTGACTGCGTTTGCCGTCCCCGCCGACGAGAGTTTTGCTTTTTTGGAAGCCGCGGATGCATTGAGGAATGGTGATACGGCAATGGCGCCCTTTCTTTATAACAATCTTTGGGCGATCACCGGAGAGGTGAATAAAGCAGTAAAAGGCGGCAAACTTGGCATTACTACCGTTGCTGGTGGGCGACCTTACCATGGGGCTTATGCGTTCGCGGTGAGTTACGATAGTAAGAACCCGGAAGCGGCGTATTGGTTGCTAAAGTATGTAAGTAGCTTTGAAAGCCAACTGGCATACGCGAAGGCGGGCGGTAACCCTTGTCGACTTGATGTGGTGAGGTACTTGATTGACTCGCTGCCAAAAGGAGCAGCACAACGACAGGCATTGATTTCGAGTTATCAATCCGATACCAACTGGCAGCGTGATATTCATCTCTATGGGCACTTTACGAGCACGGCGATGGGGACGATTTACCCCATGCTCGTGCGTGCCGCCTATCGAATTGCATCAGGAGAAGATATAGAAGCAACCTTGCACTCACTGAGCGTGCAGATCACCACACTTCAGAACTTGTATGGCGAAGAGGCGATGTTAGCAGAGTGA
- a CDS encoding MerR family transcriptional regulator, translating to MRIQEAAEKSGLSCHTLRYYEKQGLIYPIARDNSGHRVYRQQDIHWLNFVQCLKKTGMPLKHIQAYARKVATDHQDHAYLLQILNEHKMKLDAEKAAIEECLEHINWKIENYTQLI from the coding sequence ATGAGAATTCAAGAAGCAGCAGAAAAGAGTGGGCTCTCCTGCCATACGTTACGCTACTATGAGAAACAAGGATTGATATATCCTATTGCGAGAGACAATTCGGGACACCGCGTTTATCGACAGCAAGATATCCATTGGCTGAACTTTGTGCAATGTTTAAAAAAAACAGGCATGCCACTTAAACATATTCAAGCGTATGCCCGTAAAGTTGCCACAGATCATCAAGATCATGCTTATTTATTGCAGATTCTAAATGAGCACAAAATGAAGCTCGATGCAGAAAAAGCCGCTATAGAAGAGTGCTTAGAGCACATTAATTGGAAAATTGAAAACTACACCCAATTGATTTAA
- a CDS encoding aldo/keto reductase — MEKRRLGQSDLDISILGMGTWAIGGDIGEWGWGAQSKRNSLKAIHAAFDNGMNWIDTAPAYGLGNAEEVVGEALRQMPVKPLVFTKCGFRWQQGQSELTGNLSRASIEEEVDASLQRLGIDCIDLYQIHMPSPEHEIETAWQVLQALKVKGKVRHIGVSNFSVAQLERINRMGELVSTQPGYSLVNREVEEAVLPWCLSHKVGTIHHSTMSNGLLSGRWSQERLAALDPRDWRHKSHQFQEPTFSRNLAFIEFLKEMAASKACSVAQLSIAWTLANPASTAAIIGARTPVQLKGLIGAAEVKLTADELLKIDHFQQ; from the coding sequence ATGGAAAAGCGTCGTTTAGGTCAGTCGGATCTGGATATTTCGATACTGGGAATGGGCACGTGGGCAATCGGTGGCGATATTGGTGAATGGGGATGGGGAGCTCAGTCCAAGCGCAACTCATTGAAGGCGATACATGCCGCGTTTGATAATGGGATGAACTGGATAGATACCGCGCCAGCTTACGGTTTAGGGAATGCAGAAGAGGTCGTTGGCGAAGCGCTACGTCAAATGCCAGTCAAACCGCTGGTTTTTACCAAATGCGGATTTCGTTGGCAGCAAGGTCAAAGTGAACTTACGGGAAACCTCAGCCGCGCGTCGATTGAAGAAGAAGTCGATGCAAGTTTACAGCGCTTGGGCATTGATTGTATCGACCTATATCAAATCCATATGCCTAGCCCAGAGCATGAGATAGAAACCGCTTGGCAAGTCTTACAGGCGTTGAAAGTCAAAGGTAAGGTACGTCATATTGGTGTCTCTAACTTTAGTGTGGCGCAATTAGAGCGTATCAATAGAATGGGCGAGCTGGTCTCGACTCAGCCGGGGTATTCGCTGGTCAATCGCGAGGTGGAAGAGGCGGTGTTACCGTGGTGCTTGAGCCACAAGGTAGGGACTATTCACCATTCTACGATGTCAAATGGTTTGCTATCGGGGCGGTGGAGCCAAGAGCGATTAGCTGCGTTAGACCCAAGGGATTGGCGCCATAAAAGCCATCAATTTCAAGAGCCCACTTTCAGTCGAAACTTGGCATTTATTGAGTTTTTAAAGGAAATGGCGGCAAGTAAAGCGTGTTCGGTTGCCCAATTGAGTATTGCGTGGACATTGGCAAACCCCGCCAGTACGGCCGCGATTATTGGCGCTAGAACGCCCGTGCAGTTGAAGGGGTTGATCGGTGCAGCAGAGGTTAAATTAACCGCTGACGAGCTGCTAAAAATTGATCATTTTCAGCAGTAA
- a CDS encoding porin codes for MNKTVLAVAMSAALVSGGVSAAEVYSGELGSVEVGGHLRTQLMKEGKDDVKLNAGSSRVSIGANYNMTETLDVLAYVEFGLSGNGGELQNRLHYTGIAGDFGSLKFGRQWTVADDFGSADVSYFYGGTGNTSTLTTGARHDSLVKYEGGNDTFTYAASYGFSANSGDDDQQEIAEAYVNGDFGSFTLGATVGTAKDANAVVERDAADKIVATYSGKATYGTLLATVGFGDFTLLGGLSAQSVNVEQVDVDVTGYQVSTQYKWADNATAYLGYEKARYEGSNTTQNAKVSGSTLYVGTDYHFNKFSRIYAEVARVDGSSITANKASRNDYVRSDEDAETKFGVGFRVYW; via the coding sequence ATGAATAAAACAGTATTGGCAGTGGCAATGTCTGCCGCATTGGTTTCTGGTGGTGTTTCTGCTGCAGAAGTTTATAGTGGCGAGCTTGGTTCTGTTGAAGTTGGTGGCCATCTTCGTACTCAGTTAATGAAAGAAGGCAAAGACGACGTAAAGCTAAATGCTGGTTCATCGCGCGTATCGATTGGCGCTAACTACAACATGACAGAAACGCTTGATGTATTAGCGTACGTCGAGTTTGGTTTGAGTGGTAATGGTGGAGAGTTGCAAAACCGTCTTCACTATACTGGCATCGCGGGTGATTTTGGTTCGTTAAAGTTCGGTCGTCAATGGACGGTTGCCGATGACTTCGGAAGCGCAGACGTATCATATTTCTATGGCGGTACAGGAAACACCTCGACCCTAACAACAGGTGCACGTCACGACTCATTGGTAAAATATGAAGGAGGAAACGATACGTTTACCTATGCTGCTTCATATGGTTTTTCTGCGAATAGCGGTGATGATGACCAACAAGAAATTGCAGAAGCGTACGTGAACGGTGACTTTGGCTCATTTACGCTTGGTGCCACTGTAGGTACTGCTAAAGATGCGAATGCAGTAGTCGAGAGAGATGCGGCAGACAAAATCGTAGCGACTTACTCAGGTAAGGCAACCTACGGTACATTGCTTGCTACTGTTGGATTCGGTGATTTTACGCTTTTGGGTGGCCTTTCTGCGCAAAGTGTAAATGTTGAACAGGTTGACGTTGATGTTACTGGTTATCAAGTGTCTACTCAATATAAATGGGCGGACAACGCTACTGCCTATCTGGGTTATGAAAAGGCGCGTTATGAAGGGTCTAACACTACTCAGAATGCAAAAGTGAGTGGTTCTACGCTTTACGTTGGAACAGACTATCACTTTAATAAATTTTCGCGTATATACGCTGAAGTCGCGCGTGTAGATGGTTCATCTATCACGGCAAATAAAGCGAGCCGCAATGATTACGTGAGAAGCGATGAAGATGCAGAGACCAAGTTTGGTGTTGGCTTCCGCGTTTATTGGTAA
- a CDS encoding helix-turn-helix domain-containing protein, with protein MLSSASPYVIDEVLHRQSQPQNATWYDVDLDVLEGRTQFRCFKLDDSLQFTISECAFTHPYYSTIEYPTKTTLLVFGLSGKNYFGFNRDNVAYFVRPGDIWLINVDRPLHRFSPSSTDNRMAVLKVSTTRLRQAFQQDLEAFSAVFAHPIHKVANQQDNMKWIEPLINNPLITPIDRIQAESKALDLVARWLFPLLESPNVAESLFKKSDPLDQVRATLIENLTNPPTLGELARSVGMSHTKLNREFKQVFGKTVFDWLRQYRIELASRMLTQPGSTVSDIAYQCGFSSASHLSQGFRHHFGVTPIEFRRGKRKPLCPCCQGRIHQ; from the coding sequence TTGCTTTCTTCTGCTTCACCGTATGTGATTGACGAGGTGTTGCACCGTCAATCTCAGCCTCAAAATGCGACGTGGTACGATGTAGATTTAGACGTGCTAGAGGGGCGTACGCAATTTCGGTGCTTCAAACTGGATGATAGCCTGCAGTTTACGATCAGTGAATGCGCGTTTACGCATCCTTATTACTCGACGATTGAATACCCAACCAAGACGACCTTGCTCGTGTTTGGGCTAAGTGGCAAGAACTACTTTGGCTTTAACCGAGACAATGTTGCCTATTTTGTCCGCCCTGGGGACATATGGCTCATTAACGTTGATCGTCCGTTACATCGTTTTTCGCCATCCTCTACAGATAACCGAATGGCAGTGCTAAAAGTGTCTACGACTCGGCTGCGGCAAGCGTTTCAGCAAGATCTAGAGGCATTCTCGGCCGTTTTTGCTCATCCCATTCATAAAGTGGCCAATCAGCAAGACAACATGAAATGGATTGAGCCCTTGATCAACAATCCACTTATCACGCCAATCGATCGAATTCAGGCGGAAAGTAAAGCCTTAGACTTAGTAGCACGTTGGCTGTTTCCTTTATTGGAAAGTCCGAATGTCGCAGAGTCCTTGTTTAAAAAAAGTGATCCCTTGGATCAAGTACGCGCCACATTAATCGAAAACTTGACCAACCCACCGACATTGGGCGAGCTAGCGAGGTCTGTTGGCATGAGTCATACCAAGTTAAACAGAGAGTTCAAGCAAGTGTTTGGAAAAACGGTGTTTGATTGGTTGCGTCAATACCGTATTGAACTGGCCTCTCGCATGTTGACGCAACCCGGTTCAACGGTGTCAGACATTGCTTATCAATGTGGCTTTAGCAGTGCAAGTCACTTGTCTCAAGGTTTTCGTCACCATTTTGGGGTCACACCGATCGAGTTTCGCCGCGGCAAGCGCAAGCCTCTTTGCCCGTGTTGTCAGGGCCGTATTCATCAATAG
- a CDS encoding GGDEF domain-containing protein: MRQASYRSIKKQLYFALSAIAVLTLLTVLVANYTAKQLSDAYQRAADQFVPLMQAISNLQSSSANLKSELFALKSKQDDGDTMIYIERVKAHWQQIEQINSQILQSELLDIQRNELEQRNLRIRQYIVHTDHLAQLFVTRNQVNNHKQLMTPQVLALLRNTEEQLLPKMGVLSEQLAASLGGENHSHAEHHGHHHADATRALNEVRNFFNIYKRALLMAELLVEANALEDSRELNKIKRKVHQLANSIEQYAALADDSQLGNVAFMWLDQAQHLYKGTISVFNTQLNYIRTEKVIDSLIAQQVDTADELLLSSEKIRVYLQSLLSEEADSAERNLKNKQAILWLIAVVGVVFSAAIGWLFIHRQVIDRVTKIRTNMIELSYGNTSMDVVREYKDELGDMEEALVLLQGYVEQVQTMATTDPLTQLFNRRLFESTLSSEIARCQSSFQPLALLILDIDYFKQYNDIYGHPVGDGAIVDIANILKAHCQHSNNFLARIGGEEFAVILPNVDVKEARIIADNIQTSVQSLYRIHKGSAISDYLTLSIGIKVVGGENNMTTEQVYSLADAALYRAKEVRNCIVVN; the protein is encoded by the coding sequence GTGAGACAGGCAAGCTACCGTTCGATTAAAAAACAACTCTATTTTGCGTTATCTGCCATCGCAGTATTAACTCTGCTCACTGTACTCGTCGCCAACTATACCGCCAAGCAACTCAGTGATGCCTACCAGCGTGCTGCCGACCAGTTTGTGCCGTTAATGCAAGCCATCAGTAATTTGCAGTCATCGAGTGCGAACTTGAAGTCAGAGCTTTTTGCGTTGAAGTCAAAGCAAGATGATGGCGATACTATGATCTACATTGAACGGGTTAAAGCCCATTGGCAGCAGATAGAGCAGATTAATAGCCAGATATTGCAATCGGAACTTCTCGATATTCAACGCAATGAACTTGAACAGCGCAATTTGAGGATCCGCCAATACATTGTACATACTGATCATCTTGCCCAGCTTTTTGTGACACGTAATCAAGTTAACAATCATAAGCAGTTGATGACACCACAAGTGCTTGCATTACTGAGAAATACAGAAGAGCAATTGCTACCTAAAATGGGTGTCTTAAGTGAACAACTTGCTGCGTCACTGGGTGGTGAAAACCACAGTCATGCCGAGCATCATGGCCATCACCATGCTGATGCAACGCGCGCATTAAACGAGGTCCGCAACTTTTTCAACATCTACAAACGGGCGCTATTGATGGCCGAATTACTGGTTGAAGCGAACGCCCTCGAAGATAGTCGTGAACTCAATAAAATTAAGCGCAAGGTGCATCAATTAGCCAACAGTATTGAGCAATATGCTGCGTTGGCTGACGATAGTCAGTTAGGCAATGTCGCGTTTATGTGGCTCGATCAAGCACAGCATCTCTACAAAGGGACAATTTCTGTTTTCAATACGCAGCTCAACTACATTCGGACGGAAAAAGTGATTGATTCCTTAATCGCTCAGCAAGTGGATACCGCCGATGAGCTGCTATTGAGTTCAGAAAAAATTCGCGTTTATTTGCAGAGTTTGCTCAGCGAAGAAGCGGATTCAGCAGAACGCAATCTCAAGAACAAGCAAGCGATACTGTGGTTGATTGCCGTTGTTGGCGTGGTGTTTAGTGCCGCCATTGGTTGGTTGTTCATTCATAGGCAAGTCATTGATCGTGTGACTAAGATACGGACTAACATGATCGAGCTCTCCTATGGCAACACCTCGATGGACGTGGTGCGCGAGTACAAAGACGAACTCGGTGATATGGAAGAAGCTTTGGTGCTCTTGCAAGGCTATGTAGAGCAAGTGCAGACGATGGCAACGACAGACCCATTGACACAGCTGTTTAATCGTCGACTCTTTGAAAGTACCTTAAGTAGCGAGATAGCGCGGTGCCAGTCCAGTTTTCAGCCATTGGCATTACTGATTTTGGATATCGATTATTTCAAACAGTACAACGACATTTATGGCCACCCCGTTGGCGATGGGGCCATTGTCGATATTGCCAATATTTTGAAGGCACATTGCCAACACAGTAACAATTTTCTGGCACGTATTGGTGGGGAAGAGTTTGCGGTGATTTTACCGAACGTCGATGTCAAAGAAGCACGTATTATCGCGGACAATATTCAAACGTCTGTCCAATCCCTGTACCGCATTCACAAAGGGTCAGCGATATCTGACTATCTTACCTTGTCCATCGGCATTAAAGTCGTTGGAGGCGAGAACAATATGACCACCGAGCAAGTTTACTCGCTTGCCGATGCCGCCTTGTATCGTGCGAAAGAAGTGCGCAACTGTATAGTGGTCAATTGA
- a CDS encoding FAD-dependent oxidoreductase — protein sequence MNANTEHSVLFEPMHIGKLKLKNRYSMAPMGALGSCDVHGAFTDRGIEYYVERARGGVGLIFTSIQMIENDVETLPMPSLPCPTINPTAYIRSSMELTERVHAYGTKIFAQIGAGWGRSLIPEFASADKAVAASDCSNRFDPSLKHRALTTEEVQYFIQKFVQSAAIAKKAGYDGVEVHAVHEGYLLDQFALEFFNQRTDQYGGSFENRYRFAVEIVKGIKAVCGKDFPVSLRYSLKSQLKGYGQGILPEEDAEERGRDIDEGVRAAKLFEEAGYDALNVDAGTYDSWYWNHPPNYFEPGMYRPFGKIVAEAVNIPVILAGRLDDPDMAARAVKEGAAHGISLGRPLLADPQIVNKIRCGRFDEVRPCLSCHVGCLGRMANVGNLSCAVNPSCMREADYRLKPTHKAKKVVVIGGGVAGMEVARTATERGHNVVLFEKTAQLGGNVIPGSQPPFKHDDATLIRWYEGEMDRYNIDLRMETAASVELIEAEQPDTVVFATGSRPTIPAWLQGVDKPYVLVAEDVLMKPELITGETAVVVGGGLVGAETALWLAQRGKQITLVEAASDIIGGPHGSCFANYQMLKELLIAEKVEVLTDSPLRQVTDKGVHIEHNGDVRNVDAEHVIIALGYKAENSFYNEVANSINADEVFNIGDSQEARTIMTAIWEGFEVARHL from the coding sequence ATGAACGCTAACACTGAGCACAGCGTGCTGTTTGAGCCGATGCATATCGGAAAGCTCAAACTAAAAAACCGCTACTCAATGGCCCCTATGGGTGCATTGGGTAGTTGTGATGTTCATGGTGCCTTTACCGATCGTGGCATCGAATACTATGTTGAGCGCGCCCGTGGTGGGGTTGGCCTCATTTTCACTAGCATTCAAATGATTGAAAATGACGTTGAAACCTTGCCGATGCCTTCACTGCCATGCCCAACCATCAACCCAACGGCGTATATTCGCTCTAGTATGGAATTGACTGAGCGTGTTCATGCTTATGGTACTAAGATATTCGCTCAAATTGGCGCAGGCTGGGGACGTTCACTTATCCCTGAGTTTGCTTCTGCGGACAAAGCTGTGGCCGCCTCAGATTGCTCAAATCGTTTCGATCCCTCTTTAAAGCATCGCGCTTTGACGACTGAAGAAGTGCAATATTTCATTCAGAAGTTTGTTCAGTCCGCGGCGATTGCCAAGAAGGCTGGTTACGATGGTGTTGAAGTGCACGCGGTACATGAAGGGTATCTACTCGACCAGTTTGCACTAGAGTTCTTCAATCAACGTACTGATCAGTATGGTGGTAGCTTCGAGAACCGTTACCGCTTTGCCGTCGAGATTGTCAAGGGAATCAAAGCCGTCTGTGGGAAAGACTTCCCGGTCAGCCTACGTTATTCACTTAAGAGTCAGCTTAAAGGCTATGGTCAAGGCATCCTTCCTGAAGAAGATGCTGAAGAACGTGGCCGTGATATCGACGAGGGGGTTAGGGCGGCCAAGCTATTTGAAGAGGCAGGTTATGATGCCTTAAACGTGGATGCTGGTACTTACGATTCATGGTACTGGAACCATCCGCCTAATTATTTCGAGCCTGGCATGTACCGTCCGTTTGGTAAGATTGTCGCCGAGGCCGTAAACATCCCCGTGATTTTGGCAGGTCGTCTTGATGATCCTGACATGGCAGCACGCGCTGTAAAAGAAGGTGCGGCTCACGGTATTTCGCTAGGGCGTCCGCTGTTAGCCGATCCTCAGATCGTTAATAAGATCCGCTGTGGTCGCTTTGACGAGGTGCGTCCGTGTCTATCGTGTCACGTAGGTTGTCTTGGTCGTATGGCCAATGTTGGTAATCTGTCTTGTGCGGTGAATCCATCGTGTATGCGTGAAGCAGACTACCGACTTAAACCTACACATAAAGCGAAGAAGGTGGTTGTGATTGGTGGCGGTGTTGCGGGTATGGAAGTTGCCCGTACTGCGACAGAGCGTGGCCATAACGTGGTGTTGTTTGAAAAAACAGCCCAACTGGGTGGTAATGTGATCCCAGGAAGCCAGCCTCCATTTAAACACGACGATGCTACTCTGATTCGCTGGTATGAAGGCGAGATGGATCGTTACAACATCGACCTGCGCATGGAAACAGCTGCTAGTGTGGAGTTGATCGAAGCTGAACAACCAGACACGGTGGTATTTGCGACAGGTTCTCGACCTACCATCCCTGCGTGGCTACAAGGTGTAGACAAGCCATACGTATTGGTGGCTGAAGATGTGTTGATGAAACCTGAGCTTATCACCGGTGAGACCGCTGTCGTTGTTGGTGGTGGTTTGGTCGGCGCGGAGACTGCGTTGTGGTTAGCTCAAAGGGGCAAGCAAATCACTCTGGTTGAAGCAGCATCTGACATTATTGGGGGGCCACATGGCTCATGTTTTGCCAACTATCAAATGTTGAAAGAGCTACTCATCGCAGAGAAAGTTGAAGTCTTGACAGACAGTCCTTTACGTCAAGTCACCGACAAAGGTGTTCACATTGAGCACAATGGCGATGTAAGAAATGTCGATGCAGAGCATGTCATCATTGCTTTAGGATATAAAGCTGAAAACAGCTTCTATAATGAGGTGGCGAACAGCATTAACGCCGACGAGGTGTTTAATATTGGTGACAGTCAAGAAGCGAGAACTATTATGACTGCAATCTGGGAAGGTTTTGAGGTCGCTCGCCACCTGTAA
- a CDS encoding rhodanese-related sulfurtransferase: MAKIVVCALYKFVALDDYQAMREPLKALMEAHSIRGTLLLASEGINGTVAATREGIDTLLAWLKADPRLADTVYKESYNDEQPFNRTKVKLKKEIVTLGVEGIDPRHVVGTYVKPQDWNDLIADPDVLVVDTRNDYEIEIGTFKHAVNPNTETFREFPEYVKENLDKDKHKKVAMFCTGGIRCEKSTAYMKEQGFEEVYHLEGGILKYLEEVPQEESLWEGDCYVFDGRVAVNHQLEESGYSLCNACRLPITEEDKQSSQFEQGVSCPKCYDKHTEEQKARFREREQQVQLANDRGENHVGGDAQKVMAQRRADKLARKAAQRAAKK; this comes from the coding sequence ATGGCAAAAATAGTAGTTTGCGCCCTTTATAAGTTCGTCGCGTTAGACGATTACCAAGCAATGCGCGAGCCGTTAAAAGCGCTTATGGAAGCACACAGTATTCGCGGTACCCTTTTACTCGCCAGTGAAGGGATTAACGGTACTGTTGCCGCCACGCGTGAAGGCATTGATACCCTGCTGGCTTGGCTGAAAGCCGACCCAAGATTGGCAGACACCGTTTATAAAGAGTCCTATAACGACGAACAGCCTTTTAATCGTACCAAGGTCAAACTGAAAAAAGAGATCGTCACACTCGGCGTCGAAGGGATTGACCCTCGTCATGTCGTGGGCACCTACGTTAAACCACAAGATTGGAATGATCTTATCGCTGATCCTGATGTGCTTGTCGTCGATACGCGTAACGATTACGAAATTGAAATCGGTACATTCAAACATGCGGTTAACCCTAATACCGAGACTTTCCGAGAGTTCCCTGAGTATGTGAAGGAAAACCTCGACAAAGATAAGCACAAGAAAGTCGCCATGTTCTGTACCGGTGGAATTCGTTGTGAAAAATCGACCGCGTATATGAAAGAGCAAGGCTTTGAAGAGGTTTATCACCTTGAAGGCGGCATTTTGAAATACCTTGAAGAAGTCCCTCAAGAAGAGAGCCTTTGGGAAGGTGATTGCTATGTCTTTGACGGCCGCGTCGCCGTCAACCACCAGCTCGAAGAGTCCGGGTATAGCTTATGTAATGCCTGCCGTTTGCCGATCACCGAAGAAGATAAGCAATCGTCACAGTTTGAACAAGGGGTAAGCTGCCCTAAATGTTATGACAAACATACTGAGGAGCAAAAAGCCCGTTTTCGAGAGCGTGAGCAGCAAGTACAGCTCGCCAATGACCGTGGTGAAAACCATGTAGGCGGAGACGCACAAAAAGTGATGGCTCAACGACGCGCCGATAAACTTGCCCGTAAAGCAGCACAGCGCGCTGCGAAGAAATAA
- a CDS encoding class I SAM-dependent methyltransferase: MDSRAKYLCDLLIAPTRWQLIEFGLTVKLFDHLQAPVAVKALSATLNMDEQRLTMVLNALVSMGILQKQQDVYRLPTFYQAYLVSTDRQYLGKTLLHLAKTKAIDSQRLQYLLASSGKGAPQLTQMKNMRESEFWLRALDSLSDFHRSVRNPTIMPYLRALPVLESAAGMSDDTTESDEHKIEMLDLGAGACDLAAELVAAFPSLSVTLFDLPPCSQAQAHQRETYPAALQARIHLQAGDMNDAVWPALHYDLIFASMSLYFASDLPQLLQRLHQAMKPDSVLVSFHEGLTGEGTQPEAHVVGRLGLELQNGAMSFAKGEIEAALAAAGFEQVTVEEIDYPFGPMQWICAKKPRA, encoded by the coding sequence ATGGATAGCCGCGCGAAATATCTTTGTGATTTGTTGATTGCCCCTACGCGGTGGCAATTGATTGAGTTTGGCTTAACAGTAAAGCTGTTTGACCATCTACAAGCGCCAGTCGCAGTCAAGGCACTGAGTGCGACCTTGAACATGGATGAGCAGCGCCTAACGATGGTGCTTAATGCGCTGGTCTCGATGGGAATACTGCAAAAACAGCAAGATGTGTATCGTTTGCCAACATTCTATCAAGCCTATTTGGTGAGTACAGATCGACAGTATCTTGGAAAGACGCTGTTGCATCTTGCCAAGACAAAGGCCATCGACAGTCAACGATTACAGTATTTGCTTGCCTCATCTGGTAAGGGGGCACCGCAACTGACTCAAATGAAGAACATGCGAGAAAGTGAATTCTGGCTACGTGCGCTTGATAGCTTAAGTGATTTCCACCGTAGCGTGCGTAACCCTACGATCATGCCATATCTGCGTGCGTTGCCTGTTCTCGAGTCTGCAGCGGGCATGAGTGATGACACCACAGAGTCCGATGAACACAAGATAGAGATGCTCGATCTTGGCGCAGGTGCATGCGACCTTGCTGCTGAACTGGTTGCCGCGTTCCCTTCCTTGTCAGTCACGCTGTTTGATCTACCTCCCTGCTCACAAGCGCAAGCGCATCAACGCGAGACTTACCCAGCTGCGTTGCAAGCACGTATTCACCTGCAGGCGGGGGATATGAATGATGCGGTTTGGCCTGCATTGCACTATGACTTGATATTCGCTTCGATGTCGCTCTATTTCGCCAGCGACTTGCCTCAGTTGCTACAGCGGTTACACCAAGCTATGAAGCCTGATAGCGTGCTTGTGAGTTTTCATGAAGGGTTAACCGGGGAAGGCACGCAGCCTGAGGCACACGTTGTCGGAAGGCTGGGTTTAGAGTTACAAAATGGTGCGATGTCATTTGCTAAGGGTGAGATTGAAGCTGCTCTAGCCGCTGCTGGTTTCGAGCAAGTCACCGTAGAGGAGATTGATTATCCGTTTGGGCCAATGCAGTGGATCTGTGCGAAAAAGCCCCGCGCCTAG